A genome region from Anastrepha ludens isolate Willacy chromosome 3, idAnaLude1.1, whole genome shotgun sequence includes the following:
- the LOC128858940 gene encoding uncharacterized protein LOC128858940 isoform X1, with protein MSWVQQNASALPPTLPPHQHQQQQQQHPYSQQQKHQAPPVAQQQQSLNIPQQQQHLSPQPLAPANSVATTNAYTNPAPPLASNLPPSSGAYLSKQLTSNNNTQQPQQPNSLRSPMHANGGTHQQQPGHFGGVQQLQQQPPPASAAWQQPTYGQPNKMMQSNAAATNSNWSQQQQQQQPLQQQPQHASNLYPTQPQQQHTTANATHNIWQPPDLPVAAAVNSAPPQQQQQQYPHQTTYDNYFTSNQSTQQQPPQQPPPPIAQQAQYQQQPLQQVAHDTSNFFQPQTQSQYQQQQAQPAADFFDNNNANKSDGWGDWDWNDNGNVIGSEAEQAPTGQQQQQQQQQQHSTQLPIQKPTYQQQQQQHISEPQSTNYNTSNVIEDSFGTQSTNENWSWNLGDDVNANANTVGVEKQPTLPPQVPTTTNNRQATQVPRQVANSVQVPQQKAAEFAVTDAGGVKAAAATVLGKPTSLPISEASNENYNTSAPPPASSLVASAPSSTVTSVAVTTNSNIPNSVYVSQAKPVSRPSRQYASPPGVASPTSEPLENALAPPQAFQNEIAAAQPEAILLAGATQNLPLQTPPPPAMTPPNNLPPPPGAGAVAAGNPFKRAGAVQHHRAGLLATSNTAPPTAASFAVPPPPADFANPLLNHLEPDNSEILHENQEVLGLPLPSPPPPSLQQPTTQSMTLPGAPMGSMPPTATQTALPPPPPNDERNQYLQTSPLSENPDEELNLEVDSLPPPGLSRLVLGQPELLEASQRMVTGTEEPANMHMDERHADGEDTSLEQVQPVPLLNAAQRGALSNSGNLGATSASANSNTIDITTDRNLYLVPGESNVSNEQRVVTGVERSPESNASAPPPQIASGQREIELDGENLEDQQQLQHPPLLTVNSRDEPPLEGAAASSEPPAPSNADNHDAHHHHGQHHHHHQMKSKDLSNASTGNDESDPVADHQHHPHATRYTGSNKSRKHSAGELERKVIDRQQQQRRDKQRSSVDRYESDDLELDESEPYSSDRERERERERRRGYREGSVRSDRDREEREYAKDKRRRGGDRGEKRDERGAGDREKLRDKYYVRESGKSDALRRSVRHNRQYEEDVDDTAGRRKEQSRRNGTRHHNEDRAGRSDRSERDYDDYNRRHRGSTKRGEKSIEEGRDVRRSTYVDDERREHRRTRRVDYDTLERRPRGGGDKPTRGERGDAREYEEYRKQSSRNARESDLEKERARYDPRHASMYGYPPGAYGYDPYTSYYYEQMARTNPQAYSEWYKKYYGHAAATTASNLGAQIATGGDHASLNSSSLAAATADGRESVHSGRSSVQNDKDRYTHAYISQANEFHRHLQQRHLQTQQQQQQQQQHMIYNQQHMNISLNSTMVDDGTGSLYGGGGIGVGGEALRAARSTSNLSQVGSGFGGGFSSIGGGAGGGGVGLTAYYAGVGGVAASYYARSDYAESRSGHMSLRDADAITEPDPQRLTPRKFVNEHTIVSLSAGILVTVKPKYTSHGAISNVVKLQRLGANDATRQLFQSYPGPLVRGLTHKKTIIEFCEEQIRLGPMETTIYAKQLVCNNIDKYRGSYTLMWNLLILLLRQNGMVVGTDIAELLLKNQQQFPYQAEISDGDSSALSGDEEAEEQETLVTETTAEQDKPEQAQVNSDDAVASATLAPKSTTIISTPLALTEPEITEKFRNYLLYGNVNEALDWATDNNLWGHALFLASKVDRRSHANVMMKFANKLSLNDPLQTLYQLMSGRQPSSVTSVQDEKWGDWRPHLSMILSNTSQKPELDRKSITTLGDSLLNRGDLFAAHFCYLMAQVGFGRYQESATQESTLQQHLPKLVLLGSSHYKTFNDFATNEAIMMTEIYEYACSLNDEKFSLVEFQPYKYLLATRLLDYGYHLRSLMYFEQIALHIQRDSSKYEPSFINKIYEFADRLKYYDPVLERSVDDQQQDADGNLNNSQLTNFEDQKWLQDLRAIAVQHKIDYASSHPVGYGQIADTQSQIDQQFVELNKQFNELNMQYNSVSNAEQPPTFYNPDTMQQQLQQQQAPQQSHNDANVDPYNQQQQQQPTGVSDYISHQASADQQAPNYSDGVAQKAVDASDAYAYYNQQQQHQYMQPDIQAQQQQQQEPHSIPYYDPTQQQQHHHYPEVADAQNNAGAYDYWAQQQQQQPHAGYGDEHATNDDNANELTLATTKTSEASLLDDSRKSAEANLKPNEVLPLKQTPVKSKLTTKTYKTTLQQQQPLKITAAAAKLYNSYDGPYTRVAKKVCTNTNTNHNNNNNQLSTSGFEKQQQKQPHPAKLATSFLSSPPDNARPTISMPKSKIYDSDEDKQQKQQAQQKGGANAGNNKQQRGKSDGGKEANKSSLQGNQNSGWFGGIWNKLSLKPKNQMILPDDKNPSIVWDPENKRWINTDGDEATEESFKPPPKMSDIMAQAPPMGAAPPMQPYPQQQQHQQQQQQPQQQPTQAPQPSPLLDTHQYAPAATVPSPAPVPASSVSPAPVSGYSAHALTGADAAGASKTPSLQSNMFKMQRNRTLKNSYVDVFNPSGAPMKATENVLAPALPPAAVPQSGFFIPGPAPVAATGDNNDGVAYQQQQQQQMPQQDVPQFYNPNQFGGGAY; from the exons ATGTCTTGGGTGCAACAAAATGCATCAGCGCTACCGCCCACGCTGCCACCGCATCAgcaccaacagcagcagcagcagcacccaTATTCACAACAGCAAAAACATCAAGCTCCACCGGTTGCACAGCAGCAGCAATCATTAAAtataccacaacaacaacagcatttaTCACCACAACCATTGGCACCAGCCAATTCAGTTGCCACCACTAATGCTTACACGAATCCGGCACCGCCACTTGCATCCAACCTGCCCCCCTCCTCTGGcgcatatttgagcaaacagtTAACTTCTAACAATAACACTCAACAGCCGCAGCAGCCTAACTCCTTACGCTCGCCAATGCATGCCAACGGTGGCACACACCAGCAGCAGCCTGGCCATTTTGGCGGCGTACAGCAG CTGCAGCAGCAACCGCCACCGGCATCAGCCGCTTGGCAGCAACCAACTTACGGGCAGCCGAATAAAATGATGCAATCTAATGCTGCCGCTACTAACAGTAATTggtcgcaacaacaacaacagcagcagccacTGCAGCAGCAACCACAACATGCCAGCAATCTGTACCCCACTCAGCCGCAGCAACAACACACAACAGCAAATGCCACGCATAATATCTGGCAGCCGCCGGACTTGCCAGTGGCGGCTGCTGTAAATAGCGCGCCaccgcaacagcagcagcaacaatatcCACATCAAACCACTTATGATAATTATTTCACATCAAACCAATCGACTCAACAGCAGCCACCACAACAGCCACCGCCTCCCATTGCACAGCAGGCACAATATCAACAACAACCGCTGCAGCAAGTGGCACACGATACGTCGAATTTCTTTCAGCCACAGACACAGTCACAATATCAGCAGCAGCAAGCTCAACCCGCTGCTGATTTCTTTGATAACAACAATGCGAACAAGAGCGATGGCTGGGGTGACTGGGATTGGAATGATAATGGGAATGTGATTGGTAGTGAAGCTGAACAAGCACCAActgggcagcagcagcagcagcaacagcagcagcagcattccACACAGTTGCCGATTCAGAAGCCGAcgtatcaacaacaacaacaacaacatatttcgGAGCCACAATCAACGAACTACAACACTTCAAATGTAATTGAGGACAGCTTTGGTACACAGTCGACGAATGAGAACTGGAGTTGGAATCTTGGCGACGATGTAAATGCGAATGCGAATACTGTAGGTGTCGAAAAGCAACCCACACTACCACCTCAAGTGCCAACAACTACAAATAACCGTCAAGCAACACAAGTGCCCCGACAAGTCGCAAACAGCGTTCAAGTGCCTCAACAGAAAGCGGCTGAATTTGCTGTAACAGATGCAGGTGGGGTGAAAGCGGCAGCAGCAACTGTTTTAG GCAAACCCACTTCACTACCAATCTCCGAAGCGAGCAATGAGAATTACAATACAAGTGCGCCACCACCAGCATCTAGCCTTGTCGCTTCCGCTCCCTCATCCACTGTCACCAGTGTCGCCGTCACAACCAATAGCAACATTCCAAACTCCGTTTACGTATCACAAGCCAAACCAGTTTCGCGCCCATCACGCCAGTACGCCTCACCACCAGGCGTTGCCAGTCCCACAAGCGAGCCGTTGGAAAATGCCTTAGCACCACCACAGGCTTTCCAAAATGAAATAGCTGCTGCACAACCCGAAGCAATATTGCTTGCCGGTGCCACCCAAAATTTACCGCTGCAAACTCCGCCGCCGCCAGCCATGACACCGCCAAACAATTTGCCACCACCGCCTGGTGCTGGCGCTGTAGCTGCTGGCAATCCTTTTAAGCGTGCAGGTGCTGTACAGCATCACCGCGCTGGCTTGTTGGCAACCAGCAACACCGCGCCACCAACAGCAGCATCCTTTGCGGTGCCACCACCACCTGCTGATTTTGCTAATCCGTTGCTCAACCACTTGGAACCTGATAATTCAGAAATATTGCATGAGAATCAAGAAGTTTTAGGCTTGCCCTTGCCTTCGCCGCCACCACCGTCGCTGCAGCAACCGACAACACAGTCAATGACTTTACCTGGCGCTCCTATGGGCTCAATGCCTCCAACAGCCACACAAACGGCGTTACCGCCGCCGCCGCCCAATGATGAACGCAATCAGTACTTGCAGACCAGTCCTTTATCGGAGAACCCCGATGAGGAGTTGAATTTAGAAGTCGATAGTTTACCGCCACCTGGCCTATCGCGTTTGGTGCTGGGACAGCCCGAGTTGCTGGAAGCATCACAACGCATGGTGACTGGCACCGAGGAGCCGGCAAATATGCATATGGATGAGCGTCATGCAGATGGCGAGGATACATCGTTGGAGCAGGTGCAACCAGTCCCGCTGCTAAATGCCGCCCAGCGTGGGGCCTTGAGCAATAGCGGTAACTTGGGAG CGACTTCTGCGTCCGCCAATAGCAACACTATAGATATTACCACAGATCGCAATCTGTATTTGGTGCCTGGCGAAAGTAATGTTAGCAACGAGCAACGCGTTGTGACGGGAGTCGAAAGGTCACCCGAGAGCAATGCCTCTGCGCCACCGCCACAAATCGCTAGTGGCCAGCGCGAAATTGAGCTTGACGGTGAGAACTTGGAGGATCAACAGCAGTTGCAGCATCCGCCCTTGCTCACCGTAAACAGTCGTGATGAGCCACCTTTGGAGGGCGCTGCTGCTAGCAGCGAACCGCCAGCACCTTCAAACGCTGACAACCATGATGCTCATCACCATCATGGTCAACACCACCATCATCATCAGATGAAATCAAAGGATCTATCCAATGCCTCGACTGGCAATGATGAGAGCGATCCGGTGGCAGATCATCAGCACCACCCTCACGCGACGCGTTACACAGGTAGCAACAAGTCGCGCAAACACTCAGCTGGTGAGTTGGAGCGGAAAGTAATTGATCGTCAGCAACAACAGCGCCGCGACAAGCAACGCAGCTCTGTTGATCGATATGAAAGCGATGATCTCGAACTCGACGAGTCCGAGCCATACTCGAGTGATCGTGAGCGCGAGCGTGAACGTGAACGTCGTCGCGGCTATCGTGAAGGTAGTGTACGCAGCGATCGTGACCGCGAAGAGCGAGAGTATGCGAAGGATAAACGGCGCCGCGGTGGTGATCGTGGTGAGAAGCGCGACGAACGTGGTGCTGGCGATCGTGAAAAGTTGCGCGATAAGTATTATGTACGTGAAAGTGGCAAATCAGATGCATTGCGCCGAAGTGTGCGTCACAATCGTCAATACGAAGAGGATGTAGACGATACGGCTGGTCGGCGCAAAGAGCAATCACGTCGCAATGGTACACGTCATCACAATGAAGATCGCGCCGGACGCAGCGATCGCAGTGAACGCGACTATGACGACTACAATCGTCGTCACCGTGGCTCAACTAAACGCGGTGAAAAATCCATCGAAGAGGGGCGCGACGTGCGCCGTAGCACTTATGTGGATGATGAACGGCGCGAGCATCGGCGCACACGTCGCGTTGACTATGATACACTGGAACGCCGACCTCGTGGTGGGGgcgacaaaccaacgcgtggtGAACGTGGCGATGCACGCGAATACGAAGAGTACCGTAAGCAGAGCTCACGCAATGCACGTGAAAGTGATTTGGAAAAGGAGCGCGCACGCTACGATCCACGACATGCCTCCATGTATGGCTATCCGCCAGGCGCGTATGGCTATGATCCGTACACTTCCTATTACTATGAGCAAATGGCGCGCACCAATCCGCAGGCATACTCGGAGTGGTATAAGAAGTACTATGGCCATGCGGCTGCTACAACAGCATCGAATTTGGGTGCGCAAATTGCGACAGGCGGCGATCATGCCAGCTTGAATAGTAGCTCTTTGGCTGCAGCTACGGCAGACGGACGTGAGTCGGTGCATTCGGGTCGTAGTTCGGTGCAAAATGACAAGGATAG gtatacacatgcatacatttcaCAAGCCAATGAATTCCATCGTCATTTGCAACAGCGGCATCTGCAaacacagcagcagcagcagcaacaacaacaacacatgaTTTACAATCAACAACATATGAATATATCGCTTAATTCAACAATGGTAGACGATGGCACGGGCAGTCTGTATGGCGGTGGTGGTATTGGCGTCGGCGGCGAAGCTTTACGTGCCGCGCGCTCTACAAGCAATCTGTCGCAAGTCGGCAGCGGTTTCGGCGGTGGCTTCAGTAGCATCGGTGGTGGTGCTGGTGGTGGCGGCGTTGGTTTGACGGCATACTACGCGGGCGTTGGTGGAGTAGCTGCGTCTTACTATGCGCGTTCAGATTATGCGGAGTCCAG ATCGGGTCATATGTCATTGCGCGATGCCGATGCCATCACCGAACCCGATCCACAACGACTCACACCACGTAAATTCGTCAACGAGCACACAATTGTTTCGCTATCGGCCGGTATACTCGTGACCGTTAAACCGAAGTACACTTCGCATGGCGCCATTAGTAACGTTGTGAAGTTGCAACGTTTGGGTGCCAACGATGCCACACGCCAACTCTTCCAGTCCTACCCTGGTCCACTGGTGCGTGGCCTAACGCATAAGAAGACAATTATAGAGttttgcgaagagcaaatacGTTTGGGTCCCATGGAGACCACCATTTATGCCAAGCAGCTGGTGTGCAATAATATCGATAAATATCGTGGCTCCTACACGTTGATGTGGAATTTACTGATTTTGTTGCTGCGTCAAAATGGC ATGGTCGTTGGCACTGACATTGCCGAGTTGCTAttgaaaaatcaacaacaatttcCTTATCAAGCAGAAATCTCTGATGGCGATTCGTCTGCGCTCAGTGGCGATGAGGAGGCGGAAGAGCAAGAGACGCTTGTTACTGAAACTACTGCTGAGCAGGATAAGCCGGAGCAGGCGCAAGTTAATTCCGATGATGCAGTTGCTTCAGCTACGCTAGCACCAAAATCCACCACAATCATTAGCACTCCTCTAGCTCTAACTGAGCCGGAAATAACTGAAAAGTTCCGTAATTATTTGCTATACGGTAATGTGAATGAGGCTCTAGACTGGGCCACAGACAACAACCTGTGGGGTCATGCGCTATTCCTGGCCTCCAAAGTTGATCGTCGTTCACATGCAAATGTCATGATGAAGTTTGCCAATAAGCTATCGTTGAACGATCCACTGCAAACACTTTACCAGCTAATGAGCGGTCGTCAGCCGTCTAGCGTGACTAGTGTGCAGGATGAAAAATGGGGTGATTGGCGGCCACATCTTTCGATGATACTGTCGAATACGTCACAAAAGCCAGAATTGGATCGCAAATCGATAACCACGCTCGGTGATTCATTGTTGAATCGTGGCGATTTATTTGCCGCTCATTTCTGTTACCTAATGGCGCAAGTGGGCTTCGGACGCTATCAGGAGAGCGCCACACAAGAGAGCACGCTGCAACAGCATTTACCAAA GTTGGTTTTGCTCGGCTCATCACATTATAAAACTTTCAACGATTTCGCGACCAATGAAGCCATTATGATGACCGAAATATATGAGTATGCCTGCTCACTGAATGATGAAAAATTCTCGCTAGTGGAGTTTCAG ccttacaaatatttgctgGCCACGCGGCTATTGGATTATGGCTACCATTTACGTAGCTTAATGTATTTTGAGCAAATAGCGCTGCATATACAACGGGATTCGAGCAAATATGAGCCGAGCTTTATAAATAag ATCTACGAATTTGCGGATCGCCTCAAATACTACGATCCGGTATTGGAGCGTTCAGTGGATGATCAACAACAAGATGCTGATGGTAATTTGAATAACAGTCAGTTAACGAATTTCGAAGACCAAAAGTGGTTGCAAGATTTGCGCGCCATTGCAGTGCAACATAAG ATCGATTACGCCAGCTCTCACCCAGTTGGTTATGGACAAATTGCTGACACACAAAGTCAAATCGATCAACAATTTGTGGAGCTGAATAAACAATTCAATGAGCTGAATATGCAGTATAATAGTGTTAGCAATGCTGAACAGCCGCCTACCTTCTATAATCCAGACACAATGCAGCAGCAACTACAGCAACAGCAGGCACCTCAACAATCGCATAACGATGCAAACGTTGATCCATACaatcagcaacagcagcaacaaccaaCAGGCGTTAGCGATTACATCAGCCATCAAGCAAGCGCAGATCAGCAAGCTCCAAATTACTCAGACGGCGTTGCACAAAAAGCAGTCGATGCAAGCGATGCGTATGCCTATTacaatcagcaacaacaacaccaatacATGCAACCAGACATACAggcacaacagcaacagcagcaggaaCCACATTCAATTCCCTACTATGATCcaacgcaacaacaacaacaccaccatTATCCAGAAGTAGCGGATGCACAAAATAATGCTGGCGCATATGATTATtgggcacaacaacaacagcaacagccacATGCCGGTTATGGTGATGAG CACGCTACAAATGATGATAACGCCAATGAGCTAacattagcaacaacaaaaacatcagAAGCATCTTTATTAGATGATTCAAGAAAAAGCGCCGAAGCAAATTTGAAACCAAACGAGGTGCTACCGTTGAAACAAACTCCGGTGAAATCAAAACTAACAACAAAGACATATAAAACTacattgcaacaacaacaaccgttgAAAATAACTGCAGCAGCAGCCAAATTATATAATAGCTATGATGGCCCTTACACACGTGTTGCGAAGAAGGTTTgcaccaacaccaacaccaaccacaacaataataataatcagcTATCCACTAGTGGTTTTGAGAAGCAACAACAGAAACAACCTCACCCGGCGAAGTTGGCTACATCCTTCCTAAGCTCGCCGCCAGAT AATGCGCGCCCCACCATATCGATGCCTAAATCGAAAATCTATGATTCAGATGAAGATaagcaacaaaagcagcaaGCTCAGCAGAAAGGTGGCGCCAACGCAGGCAACAACAAGCAGCAGCGTGGTAAAAGTGATGGTGGGAAAGAGGCGAATAAGAG TTCCCTGCAAGGTAATCAAAATTCCGGTTGGTTCGGTGGTATTTGGAATAAGCTTTCACTCAAGCCTAAAAACCAAATGATACTGCCGGATGACAAAAATCCGAGTATTGTCTGGGATCCGGAGAATAAACGCTGGATAAATACGGATGGCGATGAAGCGACAGAGGAAAGCTTTAAACCGCCACCAAAAATGAGCGATATAATGGCACAAGCGCCACCAATGGGAGCTGCCCCCCCAATGCAGCCGTAtccacagcaacagcaacatcagcaacaacaacaacagccacaaCAGCAACCAACGCAAGCACCCCAACCTTCACCACTGCTCGACACTCACCAATATGCTCCTGCTGCCACTGTCCCCTCGCCGGCACCTGTACCGGCGTCCTCAGTTTCACCAGCGCCGGTCTCTGGCTACAGTGCGCATGCGCTGACCGGCGCCGATGCTGCAGGTGCAAGCAAAACGCCTAGTTTGCAGTCGAATATGTTCAAAATGCAACGCAATCGAA CCTTAAAGAACTCTTACGTTGATGTGTTCAATCCCTCAGGTGCACCCATGAAGGCGACGGAGAATGTGCTGGCACCGGCACTGCCTCCAGCCGCGGTGCCTCAAAGCGGTTTTTTCATACCGGGACCGGCGCCTGTGGCCGCTACAGGGGACAATAATGATGGTGTTGCatatcagcagcaacaacaacagcaaatgcCACAACAAGAT GTGCCACAATTCTACAATCCAAACCAATTCGGCGGTGGTGCTTACTAG